From Triticum aestivum cultivar Chinese Spring chromosome 7B, IWGSC CS RefSeq v2.1, whole genome shotgun sequence:
CTATTCTTGCTCCTGCGAAACAAAAACGGGCGTCATTTCACTCTTAAAGAAAATGACTGACAGCATTTGTAGGGATGTATATATATTGTTGTAAGAAAGACAGGAAGTACTGAGCAATGCTACTATCACATTCTAACTAATATTACTATATTGTGCGTGCCTATGTGTTATTCCTTGGGTGTGTGTGGGATGGTGAATTCCTTGGTTAACTAACCATAAGCGGATACCATCATACCATATAACTCTGCATTGACTCGAAAAGAGTCGACAAGTCAGACTGGATGGGCATAGCCTCAACAGTGCATGCCGCCTCTGTACTGGCTCATTTGTGATTGCAGCAGCAGGAGCAGGATGCATTGGAACAATTACCTATGGCGCAACCAAGTAAGCTGGCGTCCATGTGGAAAGTATTCAAAGAAACAAGTTGGGAAGTCGAGCCACCCTCCAAGAAGGCAGTCTTAGCAGGCTTCTCCTTCTTCAGGGAAACTCAATGTAAAGCTTCAGGGAAACTCAATGTAAAGCATAGCAAAAGGAGCACCAAGGAACAAAGCAATACCTTTTCACAAATTGGCATGATTCTTACCTTGCCAGCCTCTGTATATTATAGTGGAAGTGATTCCTTACTTCATATGGTAACAAACAAATGTTTATGCTTTAACGGTGCACCACGGAAATTCCATTTGATGCCAGGAAGCTTCTTCCCCTataggctatatatatatatatatatatatatatatatatactcagaTTCATTCTCTAACCACCAAGCAACTGAAAATGCCCACCAGCTATACATGACTATATCACACCTCATTCCACTATGCCTTCACCTCTTTCTGCATGCAAACACCCAAACACCATGAACTCTGCCCTCACACATATCTCCTTCCACTCTCCCTCTTATTTCATCCTAAAACAGCGCCCGCAGTCCCGCCACCAGCAGATCAGCATCAAGTGGCGGAAGAGGCAACAATGTTCAGCAAAGCCCATACGAGCCATACCAGGGCCGAATGGAACCGGTGCTTACCGTGGAGGTAATAACTTACCATCTTCACCCCTGACAGATGTGATTCAGGAGTTCTACTCCTCCCTCAATGATAAGGACATCACACGACTCGAGAAGCTGATTTCCCTTGATTGCGTCATCGAGGACACTGCATACTACAAACCGCTGGACGTCAAGGTTTTCATCTGCTCCAATATCTCCAGTCCTCTGCATATTTTAACCATCAGGCTATTAATTTAAAGCCAGGTTCCCATACTTGGAATTCACAGAAACAACTTTGATGCATGCAGAATACCCATACCTACTTCACAAGGCTTATCAAAGTTATGGGGAAGAATGCCAAATTTGCTATCGATGAGGTTTGTCAAGGAGTAGAACCCACCGTCGCAGTAATGTGGCACCTTGGTAAGATCCTCCTGCACCATGGAATTGGAATTATAAGTGGAGGATAAGAAGGATAATTGTATCATCATGCTGCATGTTGCAGAGTGGCGCCGGGAGATGATCCCATTTGCCAAGGGCTGCAGTTTCTTCATGTGCTCAGCAAATGGAGCAGCCCTTCttattaggtagtagatgagattaATAACTAATGTATGTCCTTTAATTTCTATATAATACAGTGTTTCAGTGtttccatccatccatgtcaggcaAGCTGTTGGAAGTATAATGCTTTGGTGGTTTGGCCTCTAGATAGATATTTTTCTCTTAGAGGTAGGTAATGCTCCCCTTGACCTGACACAGAAATGTTTTCATTCACCCACCCTGCAGGAAAGTTCATATCTTCGACGAGTCACCCCTGAAACCAGGAAAGCTGGCATTGGTACGCGTACTAACCTAACCAGCTTCTTGTTTTTCCTGCTGCACCCAACTAAAATATTAGTTCCATTTAAAATCTTAATGAGATATTCCAATGCTTACAGGAAATACTTAATTTTGTGATCAACGTGTTCGACACATTCCCATATATAGCTAAAGGTATGCTCTTCATCAAATCAGCTGTGCAGTATAAACTAGTATTATGGTGTTAAAATCCAGCTAAGCATGGAATTACACGTGCAGGTTTCCTAAAGAATAAAGAAGCACTAGCTCGGTTCTTCGCAAGGTTTTATAAATTCTGCGGGCCTTTTATCGTCCCTCTTGTTGCATATTATACCGACGTCCCAATTCTTGCATATTATACCCGCTTCTGGTCATATGTGGCACAAGGATTCACTATGGTGCTCAACATGCTGTATAACATATTCAAGCGGTTCCTGTAATGAGGAACTAATATAACATTCAGAAGAAAAACAAATCTGGAAGAAGATAGCCTGTGTGGTTGCAATCAATTAAATTACCGGCAACATCACGGGTGAAGGATCAGCGAAGGACCGGACCTACAACAACCAGCTGCGGTATAGGCACTGTCAATGACTCAGAATATGCCACAAGATGTCGGTTTGTTTCCCAGAGGCTTCCTACTTTGCTCCTGTGAAACGGAAATGAACATCATTTCACTCTTAAAAGGAAATGGTCGTTAGCATAGGGATGCATGTATATAACCACAGGGTATTGTTGTAAGAAGAACTGACGAATACCATTGTTACATTCTTATACTGCGTACTAATTTCCAGCATCTAATAAAATGCCCCCAGGATATCCTGCTTACGGATTCTTGTGTAACAGCTGCAGTAGCATCTTATAATATTTGCCTATTTGTGTAGTTGTAGGTTTTTCTTTAAGACCCCACAGTACAGTCTGCACTTCACAGGAGAGTTTAAACACTTTCAAGTCTCGTGCTAAGCTTAACCCTGACAGCAATGTAAAGATATCTATTTCCGTGTGCTTTATCGAAAAATCTATTTCCGTCTGTAGCATTACATATTCCATTTGAAGCTTGAAATTGACTCCATGTTCCAGATTATTTTCCCTTTTTGTGGGAGTAGAATATCCAGGTAAAGAATGCTTCAGTCCAATGCAAGACAAAACAAATATCACTAGAGTTGGACATAATGCTTACCAGAACTCAAATCATTAACGACATTGTATGAGAGGCAGTCTTAGGCTTCTTCCGGAAGTGACAGACAACCAAACTTTCCCTTTCCCAAGACATACATACAgccttctctttctctttctctttctctttctctttctctttctctttttcttcctcCCTTCACAATCACAAGTCACTTATCTTCTTTTCTGTAGACAACCAAGGAACTCAATGTAAAGTAAATCAGAGCATAAAGAAAACCAAGGAACAAAGTTATCCCTTTTTACAGATTGGCATGACTCCATAAATTATGTAGGAAGACATTCCTTACTTCATATCGTAACAAATCTTTATGCTTTAGCAATGCACCACGCTAATTATTCCATCGCATTCCATGCCAGGAAGCCTCCCTGCTATACTCAGATTCATTCTCTAATAGCCAAGCAACCAAAAATGCCCAGCAACACTATATCACACCTCATTCCTCCATGCCTTCACATCTTTCTGCATTCAAACCCCCAACACCATGAACTCTGCCCTCAAGCTCGTCTCTTTCCACTATCATCCCTCTTTCAACCTAAAACAACGCCCACTGTCCCAACGCCAGCAGATAAGCGCCGAGTGGGGGAAGAGGCAACAATATTCGCCAAAGCCCATACGAGCGATACCAGTGCCAAATGCAACGGGGGGACTCAACAATGCTGACCGCGGAGGTAATACCTTACCATCTTCACCCATGACAAATGTGATTCAGGAGTTCTACTCTTCCCTCAATGACAAGGACATCGCGCGGCTCACGCAGCTGATTCACCCTGATTGCACCATGAAGCACACTTCATATTATAAACCACTGGACATCAAGGTTTTACCCGCACCTCATTTTCTCACATGCCCCAACAACTCATGGTTGAGTCCCCTGCATATTTGACCACTGGACAACAACTACTTTGCTGCCTGCAGAATACAATTACCTACTTCGCAAGGCTTATGGAAGCTATGAGAAAGAATGTCAAATTTGCCATTGATGAGGTCTGTCACGGAGTAGAACCCACTGTTGCTGCAGCAATGTGGCACCTtggtaagttcctgtagcatggAATTCAAACAAATAAGTGGCAGGCAACCTGGTAAGTGATAATGATATCATCTTTGTTGCAGAGTGGAACGGTAAGATCATACCATTTACCAAAGGCTGCAGTTTCTACACGTGTTCAGCAAAAGGAGAAGCGCTTCTTATTAGGTAGCTGAAATTGATACTCGCTCCATATTCTCTAATTTCTACACAACATCGTGCTTCCATCTTGGTATGCTCTTTCTAATGGCGCATATTCTCTAATTGACACCGCAGGAAAGTCCACATCTTCAACGAGTCACCTGTGAAACCAGTAAATCTGGCATTGGTACGCATACTATTACTAATAGCTTGTTTCTGCTGCTGCATCCAACTATATTGCCTCTAGCTAATTGCCTTCCATGGAACATTCCAATTCTTACAGGACATACTTCTATTTGTTACCTTTTTGTTCGACCTACTTCCAAAACAAGCTGAAGGTATGTATAAACTCTGTAGTAGTATAAACCATAGTACTAGTACTTAAAAATTAAAATCCAGCTAAGCATGAAAGTATATATACATGCAGATTTTCTACAGAATCCAGAAGCACTAGTCCAGTCCTTTGTGAAGTTTTACAAATTCCTCCTGGAGCCTGTTATCGTGTATCTTGTTGCATATTCTATCCGCTTCTGGTCATTTGTTGTGAAGCTCTACAAATTATACGTGGAGCCTATTATCGTGCATCTTCTAGCATATAATTTCCGCTTCTGGTCATTTGTCGCACGAAGATTGGATATGGTGCTCGACGTGTTGTATAACATATTCAAGCAGTTCATGTAAGGAAAAACTAATATCCCAGAAAATTCTACAATCAGAAGAATAGTGATTCTCACAGATATATACACCGTGTGGATGCAATCAATTACCGACAATATCATGAGTGAAGGATCCGAGAAGGGCTTCGGCAAATGTCGATGGATCAGAATCTTCCACGCGATGTTTATTTGTTTCCCGAGGCTTATCCTATCCTTGCCCCTGTGAAGCAGAAATGGACATCATTTCACCCTTATAAGAAAACTGCTGTTAGTGCACggacgtatatatatatatatatatatatatatatatatatataaccacaGGATAGATATTGCTGTAACAAGTACTCGGAAATTCTGCCTATGTATTCTTCTGAAAAAGCTGCTGTGTCATTCTACAATCTATCTGTTCGCATAGTGTAGGTTTTACTTTAGAGGCTATTTATTTCTGCATGTAACGCAGGAGTAAAATATATATCCAGGCAAAGAGTGTCAATTCAATGCAagacagaagcatcataattaagAGTTTAGACCAAGCAAATCATTGACATTGTATGAGAGGGTGGTTTGCTTCGTTAATTGACTAATAAAGCAGACTGCAGTGAATCTAAGAGAGCTTGATTCAGAATGGGGTGGAACAATAATCTATTTCATAGAAGTTTCAATGCAGTGGAATTTCTATAGATCCTTCAAGAGCAAAAGGCCCCTGAAAGAATCTTGCATTCTTCTTCTCATCATCCCATGCTTGATGTGCAGACGTCGAAAGAAATGGCTCTTTTTCTGAGTGGAAAACTGGAAATCCATATAGGAAGAATCCGAGAACCTGGCATAGAGAAACAGATGATAGCGCGCATAGGTTAGGCATCACTCTTCATCCTGTGTTTCCATGGAGCACCACTGATGCCTGAAAGGATATTCTGAAATACTGTGACCGATGGGTATAACTCCAGTGCCTTCCTTGCAATATTTTCTGCGACAACCACATCATTATGGAGCTCGCAAAATGCTAACAGATTCTTGTACATGGCCACAGCTGGAGTACGTGTGGAGGAGCGCGGTCTTGAGCACCAGGTTGAGGTCGGCCCCCCAGCGGAGGAGCTGCGCGTGGAGCTGCCTCCCGTGGCAACAGAGGCGCCTGGAGGCGCAGAGAGCCAGCAGGTTGGCCAAGGTGTGCTCGGGCATGCGAGGGTAGAGCGCGAGGGCCTGTGCCCAGTCGCCGGCGCGGATGAAAGCCGACATCATGGCGGTGTAGGCGACGGCGTCCCTGCgcggcatttcgtcgaacagccTGGCGGCGGCCGGTAGGTCGGAGCGGGCGGCGGAGTAGAAGGCGAGCAGGGAGCAGGCGAGGACGGGGTTGGAGGCGGCGAGGCCCCGGCGGCACGCCTGCGCGTGTATCTGGTAGGCCAGGCGGGCGTCGCGGCAGAGTAGGCGAGCTCGTCGACCGCGGCGGCCGGGTGGGCGGCGAGGACGCGGCGGAAGACGGtgagcgcggcggcgtggcggcctGCGCGCGCGTGGTCGGCTACGGCCGCGGCTCTGGCATGCGGCCggcgcgaggtggcggcggcggtggcgcggcagcCGCAGCAGCATTCTGTTCTAGCTGCCGCTCACTGGGCTAAAAATCCATTCTTGTGCCGAATAAAAATCCATTCTTTCCATTGATTTTTTCAAGACTCAAGATTGTGTGGATGTTTCTTCCAAATCCAATCCAATTCATTCATTCACTCACCCCTAATAAGATTCAAGATGAAGAGCAGTAGCTTTGGTTTCCATTTATGTTTGCAAATCCAAATGGACTGAAGCTGATTCATtcatttttattcttcttcttggcTGCCGCTCACTCAGACTCAGCTACATTCATTTTTCTGAATCCATTCTTCAGATTATCCATTTTAAACATCGAGAGAGACTCAAGATGTTGATGCGATCCAAATTCATTCACTCACAGATTTTGAATTTATTCATTTTAGTGTTATCTACAGCTAGTAGTAGGTGCTTTGATAGATATGTATTTTTACTTCATTCTTGCAAATCCAAATGGATTCATTTTTACAGATTGATGAACAGATGCATTTTCTTttaactagtagtactagtagtccctccgttccaaaatacataCTTGCCGTGGTTGGTTTTAGTTCAAAgttcaaacggagggagtagataataaCAAGAATGGCATTCTTAGATTGATTTGATTACAACTGAAGGACAGCCACTCTTATATTATATGTAATGTAATGTAATGTAGCAGTAACTATCACATGTTTCTTTTGTGCagaaaatcaaatcaaatcaaataagACCCTCCTCCCTTGACTTCCTTCCTTCCTTCTAAGGAagatcatcctcctcctccccttccgaTTCGTCCGCTACGACCACGAGCCGCAACGGACCGCCAAACAGTCTGCTCAGCAGCGTCTGGTTCAGCCCTCCTATCCC
This genomic window contains:
- the LOC123163082 gene encoding uncharacterized protein isoform X1, which gives rise to MPSPLSACKHPNTMNSALTHISFHSPSYFILKQRPQSRHQQISIKWRKRQQCSAKPIRAIPGPNGTGAYRGGNNLPSSPLTDVIQEFYSSLNDKDITRLEKLISLDCVIEDTAYYKPLDVKNTHTYFTRLIKVMGKNAKFAIDEVCQGVEPTVAVMWHLEWRREMIPFAKGCSFFMCSANGAALLIRQAVGSIMLWWKVHIFDESPLKPGKLALEILNFVINVFDTFPYIAKGFLKNKEALARFFARFYKFCGPFIVPLVAYYTDVPILAYYTRFWSYVAQGFTMVLNMLYNIFKRFL
- the LOC123163082 gene encoding uncharacterized protein isoform X2, with the translated sequence MPSPLSACKHPNTMNSALTHISFHSPSYFILKQRPQSRHQQISIKWRKRQQCSAKPIRAIPGPNGTGAYRGGNNLPSSPLTDVIQEFYSSLNDKDITRLEKLISLDCVIEDTAYYKPLDVKNTHTYFTRLIKVMGKNAKFAIDEVCQGVEPTVAVMWHLEWRREMIPFAKGCSFFMCSANGAALLIRKVHIFDESPLKPGKLALEILNFVINVFDTFPYIAKGFLKNKEALARFFARFYKFCGPFIVPLVAYYTDVPILAYYTRFWSYVAQGFTMVLNMLYNIFKRFL
- the LOC123163081 gene encoding uncharacterized protein isoform X1, which produces MNSALKLVSFHYHPSFNLKQRPLSQRQQISAEWGKRQQYSPKPIRAIPVPNATGGLNNADRGGNTLPSSPMTNVIQEFYSSLNDKDIARLTQLIHPDCTMKHTSYYKPLDIKNTITYFARLMEAMRKNVKFAIDEVCHGVEPTVAAAMWHLEWNGKIIPFTKGCSFYTCSAKGEALLIRKVHIFNESPVKPVNLALDILLFVTFLFDLLPKQAEDFLQNPEALVQSFVKFYKFLLEPVIVYLVAYSIRFWSFVVKLYKLYVEPIIVHLLAYNFRFWSFVARRLDMVLDVLYNIFKQFM
- the LOC123163081 gene encoding uncharacterized protein isoform X2, giving the protein MQRGDSTMLTAELIHPDCTMKHTSYYKPLDIKNTITYFARLMEAMRKNVKFAIDEVCHGVEPTVAAAMWHLEWNGKIIPFTKGCSFYTCSAKGEALLIRKVHIFNESPVKPVNLALDILLFVTFLFDLLPKQAEDFLQNPEALVQSFVKFYKFLLEPVIVYLVAYSIRFWSFVVKLYKLYVEPIIVHLLAYNFRFWSFVARRLDMVLDVLYNIFKQFM